From Rhopalosiphum padi isolate XX-2018 chromosome 2, ASM2088224v1, whole genome shotgun sequence:
CGTGGAATGGAGTTGAGCcatatctttaaattaaattttagttattttttcaaataataaataacattttgaaacttttaaatcaaatttttggaAACTGGAGAGTGAATTCAAACAATGTAGCtagtttaatagtatatatactttacattgaattaaaatttgtataacaaGATGGACGGATGGATAGATTCAAAAAGAAGCAGTTTTTATACTACGTTTCACTTATAAAACGTagagataacaaatatttttaacctgCAATCTTGTGTGTAtagaaatttttttgttttttttttatttggtggATGGggataacatttttcaaaaaatatttaagtattattttgtgtaGGAACTTATGGCGATTTTTAGGTCGTATATCATATGCACATTTTTTGTACCAAAATACCGTAGGTACATCAAATGTTCATTATCATTCTGAAGAATAgaagagtataaaaaataatttttggttgaaaatgtaatgattgtcataaattatatgtaataagtagttacaaacaattaaaaatattaaataataatgtgttgtaAGAAACtatgtgcatatttttaaaccatatttGTACTATTTTAAGCGTATAAATGCATGcatatttagtactttttaaatgcattaagtTTCAAGCCCTTAATCCTTGTTGAGACGAATTGacaaaacgatattatttttattaaatatgagtttaataattacattttttacaaagttattttttaaaacggtGACTTATGTTGTTTTTGAAATGACCGATCAATTTACTTATAACGACTTACTTAGTGTTTTTTACCTTTGAATCGACCGTAAAATTATCAGTTTTGTGGTATTTGACCCAAAATTGGGCCTCAGATACTAATAAACTCAAAGTCACGTTTTCtctatatgtataatgaaaaataatgatacttTTACATGTAGGTGTACGTCGAATTCTGGCTGTCCGGACAATACTTCCAGATTATTGTTCGTCTCGGGCCAcgctgtatataatttattatacctaataggtaacaattccattattattatcgtcaaatgaatattttaataatacagctgatgttataatatttgccATAACAGAATATAATAACTGGGTACGTAGGTGAACAATGATGTTATagtagttgttattatatttttaggaaatccgataaaaatagatttttaaacttACTATATGTACTTCTAACGGAACTTCGTTCATAGTTCACGTGATATCAGTCGTGATACTGTCTATGTGCATTGATTTGCTCGTTGATATGtgtagtatattactattattataatattataatttatataatttataataatgtaatacctgtatacatacatatatactaatatatatactaattaggTGAATGAATATTAAAGAATCTCAAAAGAATATCGTCAAagataaaactatttttcaaaattatttttataggtaggtacaaaaaaaaaacacttaaaaattgtgaaattttatttatgtgtacgAAAAAAGGTTGCTATGAACCAATAAAAATTGATGAACACCAAAGTACGGTGTTAGAAACTTAGAAATAATATGTGGAGAACACACAATCTCCAATTATTGACAGATTTAGTGGTAGAAAGACACAAAGTAGATATTggttatttcaaaaacaacataaatcaccatattaaaaatatttttcagtttattttattttttatcgtttcgTCAATTTCCTTCAACGACAAGGTTTAAGGGCTCGAAACTTAATGcacttaaaaagttttaaatatacagATCCCccatgacttttttttatattaatgtattcaattttgttttatttttttctcaaaacaaCTCCTATcagcgtatacatattattattatcctgaTTCTAGATTGATTTTAAGACTAAGgctgtgattattattaatatttattaatttattaatttaaaaaaaatttattttaattcttttatttgTGCAAAATTGCATAATTTTATGCCTATTCAATGTTTTCAATTCAAActcgatgtttttattttatagtttttgtattttagtaaatatacataaaggttgaaaatatattgtttatattttttggttatCGATTGTAATTTTGTAGTTTAATATGATTAACATAGCAATACCGGCATAGTTTTCTATATATCAGGTCTTTCTTTtcgatttttagtttatttaataaaacaattttgagtattatagtagtatactaataatacaacaatgataataataattaatacattcatactttttatttggaatattgaaaaaatgttccgtatatatcatattttcgcTTGCCTATTTTgtccgtgtataatatattatctatattgtatttctataaatttcCGATCGCTAATTATTGGAACACGATAATGATATGGTCGGCAGAAATAAACAGCTTGCATCATGCACCACTACGTCGTGTTCATCAGTATACGTACATACGGCGGTATTGATCACAAGCGCTTACGGCTAGAagctaacaaaaaataatatatattttttcgatttatctgagaccatattataatattattttataccttgaAGGGAGATTACCATTGATCTTTTTATATAGTCTTTATTATCGTTGGTGGGTGGTTTAGgtggttgttttttttatcaattttttttattttctgaccGCAGGACTGCAACAAAGACGGCGTGACGGATTGCGACGATTACGCGAGGATTCACTTCAATGGCCGTGAAGACTGTTCGTCCATCGAAAACACCAATTTCGGAAGGCGGTACGAAACGTGCCGACCGGTCAGCAGCAGAGGTGAGTCTATCGGATCCTGCACGgtgtttcatacattttatactctCGCAGTTTTCTATCGAACGGGTAGTCGATGGTTCGGGGTAGGTCCCAACACGGacacattttataatcaaacCTATTACTGGTCGTTTTTCCGACGAGAAATTTTATTGCAGATAAGTctgaatacacacacacacacacacacacacacacacagccacatattttgtattgacgtaaatattatattatatcgtgaaCGCACTAGGGGGTGCGTTTAAGTCGATATGGCCGCACAGCACGTACTGCTACAGCGCAGACCCGTCGCCCAAAACGGTCtacgattttaatatattatcatgattatAGTAacgtttattgaaaaaaatatctgaTGCCCTCGGTCCACAGCCGCGTTTGTACACGTCAAACATCGTATAATATACCCATAGATGCACGTATTACATAATACAGCTGTAGGTGTACATAAAAGTGCGGTTGTTTGCATGTACACCGCCTCCACTGCTTCCCCGCCGAATTCGCACATAAAATTATCAGCGGCGTACATACGTTCgcgatgttataaatatattataattgtatattattattataataacattatattatatattaatattaagtatcgcTCCGAGGATCGCGTTATTTAGACTTGGCGCGATGTTAGAAATTTATTCAGCGCCCCTGTTAATTAACgtctattcatattttataaaatatattatacatattatatactatatatatatacatatcattgaGATGTAAATATATGGAGTgtgtatataaacataacatatacaataatatcatatgtatacatgtatatattattattgtttacgtgATGGGTTTGGAAACAAAAGGCGCTGTctagaaacataaaattatattgttcaggaaagtaatttaaacttcaaatactATTAAAGGTTTATCTTCTTtcgtaataaatgatttttttctcattGATCGTCAGatccaaataataatttaaaaagttgttATGGGTTAATTCTTGTGTAATTTGGGGATGTCCTCACTGAACTAAAGCCGCTTTAACGTATAAACAACTTCATGATTCGTGTGACGCTTTTTAAAACCATGCTCGTTAGTCACATCTAATACGGTCGTGAAATATGATTGTGGCTCACATCTTGTGTAAACCCACCTTACGCAAAACTTGACAAAAAAGAAGATAATGTAAACAACGAGGACCAAaaagttcttttattttttttacctatatagttaGAAATTCGTCGGATGATACTACTAACTAACTTCCCACTCTATAATTTCcagtttaaagtaataaaagtaatataaaaattatttatcgtacaaacaataacttatatattgtaattacaatttttaataaaaaaaaagtagttatacattttacttacataatatgtttatcatgaaacttaatttgtatttaaaaaaaagaggaTGAAacgagataaatattatattaatattttaacaaaaaattaaattacggtataattatttatctatacaatttttcaatttgttgatgaatttatgcaataactaataatattgtactacagttttattattgtatggttGAAATAGTGAATACAAAATGATCAATTGGAACCTATTGGTTTTAACGGCATCGCTAAGGATCAAAAATTTTGTTGAGactaggtattaaataatatatctataaattttgTCAGTTTAGAACTATAAAAGATCTTggataactttaaataataagtttaaattcgGTTATTTGCAATGTTGAAACTGTATTGCTAACAATGGGTATGTTGAAGCCCCTTGTTTTCTTAGTTAGTCCACAAATTGTACTAATTTCCAAACGTTGGTTGCTAATCACACTCATGCACCTAAATGGTTTTTCGCTAgcttaaataaatgaaaatcgtgaactaattttatatcatattatgtatataaaaaaaaacagattttaaatttcaaaaaaatgtagtcagccTCTTTGGATCTAAACCCTCGACATGAACAATACGTAAATATACAAACCTATATTTTTACACTGATAGTTCACCATCTTATTTTGGGGACTCCTACGCatagaatattagaataatataatatattatcattgagtTAAGGTTAACGTTTAGTTACTGTTTGTAGTGGTCTAATATATTAAAGCCATTGAGAAATCAAGCGAGCATTGGTACTTTATCGGGCAATTTTCGATTGAATATTGTTGACAGGATGTAACATAAAACAATTGACAGATAtaactatgttttatttttatcaatttattattgtagatattataaatcatgtaaaaaaaacgaaatacctgttgataaaaacaaaagttacaATATTTGTTAGCTATTTCTGTTTAATTCTGTATACTAGTATTATAATTGAGTATGCATTTGACATTGACCCGGGTATTCGCAGGGTTTTCACAGTCCTAGTAAAAGTGTTGTcggtattgaatataaaatttccaACCGTCAAAAAGtaaaagtaggtattatattcgAAAAGTAACACaacataatatgacataatgaagtagaaaataaaatatctcacACTAAATATAAAACACTAAGAGATTTATTCGAATGAAAATGTtgttacaatatacataaaataggttttataatataatatcataggctctattacaatagttttacgtctaattgttattgtatttttataaaattggtcGTTTGACTAACAAAGAAAACAAACATTATCAGACTTAATTcgtgaattaataattaatacatccTTAAATCTATAGTTTAGATACAAGATCAGCTATATTATTACGCTacatatacattacacatatacaaatataaatcacAGAAATGAGGTTTAAAAAAGTGGAAGCCTTAAGTACAAATACACTACACACAAtattacacattaaaaatagttttatttttcttacactatgataataataataataataataataataataacgaacgtTTAAATGTAACCGTGTGTAAGGGTTCTATTATTTAATGGgtcaaatgaaatatttttaacattcgtGTTATGTTGTATACAGCGCTTTTCAGCGTcatgaatatttgaatttataatttaattcacactccgtatttatttatgttctgTTTGTTTCAGGAAAGTTTAACTGATGTTGTACCTATCGAGAGACCAAACTACACGAACTCATTAATACTTACTATtgcaaagttattatttatattaaaattcaaatgtactgtataatatattattgctatgaaaaaaataataagaaatcgGATTTTATtcgttacaatattatgatgataataattttatatgagcTAACCGTCGGTCATTTTGATTTCCacaaatggaaaaataatatggatctttttaaaaatcaatcactttattatattattatattaatattatgtatgtacatgataaaatatttatagtataatataagtcaTCGGTTACCACCGGTCAAATATCCGTTAATTTGTAGTAAACACAGTGCGCTCTACGTGGTCAAAACTATAATACCTATCCGCATAATATAAATCGCCATGTGCACAGTCGTTACggtttgttgtttttaaaacgtAACAATCGCCAGAATTTGAATTTACCAAGTATCCTCTGTAGGCCGTTTTTCGATTGATTGTCGTGTCTCATCCGGTCCGCCGTTGATTCCAGTTTGCTAcaccatacaaaaataaaatacacgcaTGAGACACacgtgaataataaattatgctagATTCACACatggacatttatttttattattattaaattctaaaatatcgaTACCGAAAATTGGTTATGAATACGAAAGATAAAATTTAATCCACCGActgttgtttataatttattttaatttattgtggtTTTAACTTTTAGTAATCTGTTTGctatactattttatgtttgatattGGTCATAGATTTTACGTTAATTATTGATAGATGTTTTAACTACACAGTAATTCGCTAGATTAGAaatctgtaaaaaataatagtgaaaaaaaaccattgattATGAAGATATTCGTTTAAAAGTAATATCAACCTCGTCCTatttcaaaataacataatgATTTCATCAAATCTTTATTCTTATCATCTGCTGATTAATAAccgtaccatattattatattgaaattagatttattggtcgataaaattaactgaaaaatcAAAAAGTACCGTTTCACAAGATAGAATTGGAATAGTGCTTGAACAACGGCCGGCTAATAAGCGCAGCTTCACGCAGTGTGTGGGCGAACCTATACCTGTCAAACAGCACgcgatttataattatatattatgatttacctACACATGTCACGTGTTTTAGCGGTCGAGGATTTTCAGAACAAGGCCGTTCAGTTGAAATAACGGATTTTCGTAGAAAttggataaaataaatagcaaatCCGGGCCCGAAGGCGACCGCATCTCGACATTAACTCGAGGGGTTTTGGGTACGAAAAACAAAACCGTGTTTAACTCTAAGACAccgtacaaacaaaaaaaaaaacagccacTCAATTatgcatagtataatatattatgatattatactgaAGGTTATTCTTGgaatacataaaacaatttcatattgtctataaaaaatattattcttatgacGTATTAATGGATAGAAAATATCGACGAAGAGTATTACcgacaatgtattatattattatgatgattttaataatacgataaaagtGAGTGGTTTagtaaaacgaataaaaatgttttgtgttattattatttttcggtgTAAAGGACGCGGAAAAAAAAGAGGATGGTCTCCTATAATATGATGTACGTACAGATATAACCAAGCGATTGATCGTTAAATTATATTCCTAAACTACGTACCGTGGATAGCACCAATCTTCATAATGGTGATaaaccattaaatataatatcatacaatacgAATAAACTGACCAATACACTTGGTGGTGTCATTCttggtgtaatatttttttttccggaTCAGAAGAAAAATTTATTCTTTTAGTATAGAGCATTTAAATCTATTACTTGGTTGTATCTGTACTAAGATTTTTAGAAGTCAGGAGaatcaaaatatgtactttgcttttactttaatacattttaatttgtacaacTTTCAATTCCAATAAAAACACGACGGgtttaaagaaaacaataaagtttaaatgcatttattaaaacgtttaaaagtaaaatgtttaaGCCTTCAAACTCAAAATCATAGTACAGCAGACATAAAAAaacgaaacaataataaataatcgttcAATTCTAACCCAAAACGATGAAATGCGTACAATTTTGAAATGCATAATAATGGATATTGCTGCGAacgatacttttatttttttacctttggAATTGATGTCACgacgtcatatattattataataaagtacctGTATTTAACGGAAGTGGCGAGCATTTGGTAGCGACCACCTCCGGCAACGCCATTGCCGACGTCGTAGTCCTCTTCGtcttcgtcgtcatcgtcgtcgtcgtcgtcgtcgtccgttGCAAACGCGTCGGCCCATCCGGAAAAGTTGTGCCGCCGTCCGCCGCTACTGCCACCACCGCAGCCGCCGCTGGTTGTCCGCCGCACGTGACTCGTTTTGCCTGTGCCGACCGACCGGGACCGGACGGCCACGGCGGCGGTCACATGCCGCCGGAGCTTTGTCGGCAAGCTGTGCGACCGGCCGGCCGCGGCGGCCGCGTCACGGCCGCCGTCCGACGTGCAGACCGCCACCGCCGTGGACGCGGTCCGCGGGTCCGACGATCTCTTGAGGCGCAACACGCGTGCGCGGCAAACGACGCACCGCAACGGCAACGACCGCCGAGACACGGCTATCTGGATGGTGCGCACCAGACATTTGCGGCACACCACCCGGTGACCGCACGGCCAAGTCTGCATCGTCGCCTTCGAGTTGACGCATATCACGCACTGTGACAACATTACATGCAACACACGCGACGTATTAATAAAATCTACAGAGCATGTTCTGctgaattttacaaatataattacgaTCGACGTCACAATCGTCGTTAAAAAATAGCGGGGTTTCGGGATGCGTTTTTTCCCTTCCGAATCGATATGCAGGATCGGCCTGCACGCGCGAGTTTCGACCGCATACAGCTGCTGCAGTGTATTCCATAGCAACGAACTTTTCTTTCTCACGGGAGGCTtagcataatattgtttttgggACATTGTTTAGATCCCGATTTTTACCCGCTCCTATAGGAATATTACAAAAACCAAACGTATAGGTTATGCGTAGAAAAACATATTACATGATTTTCTTTTCTCTGTGTAAAAATgtcgttatttaaaattaacacgaGTCGCGGATTTATCTTATTAACCAAATCGCAACACGTCCACCGGTCGATTAAATGCTGGTGTCagttttatacattcaaaacgTGGGTCATCccgcattattttataaaatattcattaatcaaTACTTACGataccaattattttaagtgtattttttgTGGCATTAAAATCTGAGCATTATTTCTAAGTAACCATATCATCGTCAAAGGTGGGCATTGGctagttaaaattatgtttatacaaaatatctataaccaaattaatcatttaattttttatgtaattattcatgctttatataattatttttaaaaaaaaaaccatcaatattttactaaatttataacaaatttacgtACCTACTTAATGTCTAATTCCTTAAACTACTACAACTTGTGCGCATATTGCAAAGAAATATTGATGTTATATACaatgaatattaaacaaaatgtttttttattaaaaacacttgGAAATTATACGAAATTAGTAGTGTGACTCAagtggtaattaaaaaataaaactaattagacagtttttaaacgaaataagacgataaattaatttttttcctaatactataatattattaatatctaactgaatgttaaattaattaatctatctcaaattaattattttcattaatctaCTCACATTAAAtcgttgttaaattattatacttattgttaattggatttcaatatgaaaattcacaaaatattcattacaataatgaaataaaataaaataataagactaTTCAATTAATACAAGAAAATCttattgttttttctataaataataatatgattttatttgaaagataaaaattatctgTGCCTAAATATGAAGATATTGATGccagtttaatttttttctttaatgagCGTAACAATTTAGTATAAtccaaaagaaaattaatatttatgggcatgataaaaaaaaaatgaaaacaaattagtCACATGTTACGCGGCGTAATGTATAGGCAAAATAGGTGCACATCGCTGTTGGAAGGTTGAAGACATCATGACGTGcagtattgaattattaaaaatggtatacctctatagtataataattattaagattattataatatattttgtagctTTTAGTTTAGTTTAGTTTTGTAAActtgttattgattttaaataactattagaaGAAAGTAGAATTCTGACGAACCTGATGGGCtctttaattactataaaagttattaaatttaaatgctttaTTATTTGATCAAAGTCATACCAGTGCTCTGGACAATACTCAACATTTTTTTGGAAttaattaatcttttaaaattaactggaatagttt
This genomic window contains:
- the LOC132921532 gene encoding uncharacterized protein LOC132921532, giving the protein MDAKPADHRKSKRDFRYAESQLRNLNTKIDKLLNKLDEKEQDEAKTPEEECVICVNSKATMQTWPCGHRVVCRKCLVRTIQIAVSRRSLPLRCVVCRARVLRLKRSSDPRTASTAVAVCTSDGGRDAAAAAGRSHSLPTKLRRHVTAAVAVRSRSVGTGKTSHVRRTTSGGCGGGSSGGRRHNFSGWADAFATDDDDDDDDDDEDEEDYDVGNGVAGGGRYQMLATSVKYSKLESTADRMRHDNQSKNGLQRILGKFKFWRLLRFKNNKP